Proteins encoded within one genomic window of Nitrospina gracilis 3/211:
- a CDS encoding type II toxin-antitoxin system HicA family toxin gives MSPSLPRFSGADVVKKLERAGWKVERQKGSHVMMVKPDYEYTLSIPQHKEIGIGLLKKLLRQANITSEEFRNL, from the coding sequence GTGAGTCCTTCCTTGCCGCGTTTTTCCGGTGCTGATGTCGTCAAAAAATTAGAACGGGCGGGTTGGAAGGTGGAACGTCAAAAAGGCTCGCATGTCATGATGGTCAAGCCGGATTATGAATACACACTCTCCATTCCCCAGCACAAAGAAATCGGAATCGGCCTCCTGAAGAAACTGCTTCGCCAGGCAAATATTACCTCTGAAGAATTTCGAAATTTGTGA
- a CDS encoding type II toxin-antitoxin system HicB family antitoxin, with protein MKLHVLIEQDEDGMYVAEVPALPGCLSQGATQEEAVANIKEAIEGWMEVMESKRKIDPTQMIEVLI; from the coding sequence ATGAAACTCCATGTACTGATTGAACAGGATGAAGACGGCATGTATGTGGCGGAGGTGCCTGCATTGCCGGGATGCCTGTCCCAGGGCGCGACGCAGGAAGAAGCCGTCGCCAACATCAAGGAAGCCATCGAAGGCTGGATGGAAGTGATGGAGTCCAAGCGCAAGATCGATCCCACCCAAATGATCGAGGTTCTTATTTAG
- a CDS encoding methyltransferase domain-containing protein: protein MDAKSPPFPESLKALIGAVEKETHWSPQRAAQILREADITQQELMPWAFFDHPAKDSYGRKLVHDGGHYEMMVMSWNPGDVSALHDHGYAQWGAVKVFGPAEHASFWLINGELHTQSRTRLKPGDVLHVGHEWVHQMGNTSGIQFLTFHLYGCVGRRGGITANARVFDLDANQVHLTNNGVFFALPESAISARIAGPMPDFMTHFRHQVELKHRLDRMRAASDTQSLPPLLDTRDQRVTDDLFDARHWDAFEHDLFLHVDTGTGCMTDLGYWQRLRQEVQTVAELQEKLREEADNGDPFDTYAELYDAVVGEPCLDSFMESYLEFAFRKYRLLNKGGRFLSLGCGTGMVENHLVRRGRVPKDRMHGIDKSPAMVKVAKERINAWEGDLLEIDEENAWDVTYNGLNVFQYLRPKEMEQAIRVAARITRPGGYFVGDFITPDHIRVYPHVIRSNCGNVISLRQPELIEQEGHIFQRSAILNVSRLHGTLQITDEGRHLRCLPSVTRVRRWFEEAFQGQVEVYDAATLHPLDPSDETCWSTRYLVIAKKK, encoded by the coding sequence ATGGACGCGAAATCCCCGCCCTTTCCTGAATCCTTAAAAGCCCTGATTGGAGCCGTCGAAAAGGAAACGCACTGGAGCCCCCAGCGCGCCGCCCAGATTTTGCGCGAAGCGGACATCACCCAGCAGGAACTCATGCCCTGGGCGTTTTTCGATCACCCGGCGAAGGACAGCTACGGACGCAAGCTGGTGCACGACGGCGGGCATTACGAGATGATGGTGATGTCGTGGAACCCCGGCGACGTCTCCGCCCTGCACGACCACGGTTACGCGCAGTGGGGCGCGGTGAAGGTGTTCGGTCCGGCGGAGCACGCCTCGTTCTGGCTGATCAACGGCGAGCTCCACACGCAGTCGCGCACGCGCCTGAAGCCCGGCGACGTTCTGCACGTCGGCCACGAGTGGGTGCATCAGATGGGCAACACGTCGGGAATCCAGTTCCTCACGTTTCATCTGTACGGATGCGTCGGGCGGCGCGGCGGCATCACCGCCAACGCGCGCGTGTTCGATCTCGACGCCAACCAGGTACACCTCACCAACAACGGCGTGTTCTTCGCGCTTCCCGAGTCCGCCATCAGCGCGCGCATTGCCGGACCCATGCCGGATTTCATGACGCACTTCCGCCACCAGGTTGAATTGAAGCACCGCCTCGATCGCATGCGCGCCGCGTCGGACACGCAATCCCTGCCGCCTCTCCTGGACACGCGCGACCAGCGCGTTACGGACGACCTGTTTGACGCGAGGCACTGGGACGCGTTCGAGCACGACCTGTTTCTTCATGTGGACACCGGCACCGGGTGCATGACCGACCTTGGCTACTGGCAGAGACTGCGGCAGGAGGTGCAGACCGTCGCCGAACTTCAGGAAAAACTGCGTGAGGAAGCCGACAACGGCGATCCCTTCGACACCTACGCGGAGTTGTACGACGCGGTGGTGGGCGAGCCGTGCCTCGACAGCTTCATGGAAAGCTACCTGGAGTTTGCTTTCCGCAAGTACCGTCTTCTCAACAAGGGCGGGCGGTTTTTGTCACTGGGATGCGGCACGGGCATGGTGGAGAACCACCTGGTGCGGCGCGGTCGCGTGCCGAAAGACCGCATGCACGGCATCGACAAGTCGCCGGCGATGGTGAAGGTGGCGAAGGAACGCATCAATGCGTGGGAAGGCGACCTGCTGGAGATCGACGAAGAAAACGCGTGGGACGTCACCTACAACGGCCTCAACGTGTTCCAGTACCTCCGGCCGAAAGAAATGGAACAGGCCATTCGCGTGGCCGCGCGCATCACCCGGCCCGGCGGGTATTTCGTCGGCGACTTCATCACTCCGGACCACATTCGCGTCTATCCGCACGTCATCCGCTCGAACTGCGGCAACGTCATCTCGCTCCGCCAGCCGGAATTGATCGAGCAGGAAGGCCACATCTTCCAACGGAGTGCGATCTTGAACGTGAGCCGTTTGCACGGCACGTTGCAGATCACCGATGAAGGACGCCACTTGCGTTGCCTGCCGTCGGTGACGCGCGTGCGCCGCTGGTTTGAAGAAGCCTTTCAAGGGCAGGTGGAAGTGTACGACGCCGCGACGCTCCATCCCCTCGACCCCTCCGACGAAACCTGCTGGTCCACCCGCTACCTCGTCATCGCGAAGAAGAAGTGA
- a CDS encoding ParB/RepB/Spo0J family partition protein gives MTESQTTQSDRVPREAIQKDALTAFGMGPVPGELVESIRALGITHPLVLIPYEDGFCVVCGHRRLEAAELLGLDTVPAHLVEPMPEADRLMCNLQENRAHRRYTDIEKGRILHRLRSAGIEETALVTEVLPILGEPKTRRRAVDLLSVHVFAESFQRLMHELNIPLRVFVVMTKWGDADRAAAEHLFSQLRPGHNKWRSVLEMVDEIATRDAIAPADVLVHAAILKTLEDASLPSNEKYDAIFSRLHARRYPHLSDLQSRVRKAAERLQLDPKTKLKLPENFEQDLVKIELKFSTEEELTRQVEKLFGACDAEALKELLRTLKDPIA, from the coding sequence ATGACAGAATCACAGACCACGCAAAGCGACCGGGTGCCGCGGGAAGCGATCCAGAAAGACGCGCTCACGGCATTCGGCATGGGCCCGGTTCCCGGCGAGTTGGTGGAATCGATCCGCGCCCTCGGCATCACTCACCCGCTGGTGCTGATTCCGTATGAGGACGGATTTTGCGTGGTGTGCGGCCACCGCCGCCTCGAAGCGGCGGAGTTATTGGGACTGGACACGGTGCCGGCCCACCTGGTGGAACCGATGCCCGAAGCCGACCGCCTGATGTGCAACCTGCAGGAGAACCGCGCCCACCGCCGTTACACCGACATCGAAAAAGGCCGCATCCTGCACCGCCTGCGCTCCGCGGGTATCGAGGAGACGGCGCTGGTGACCGAGGTCCTGCCGATCTTGGGTGAGCCGAAAACCAGAAGGCGGGCGGTCGATCTTTTGAGCGTGCATGTGTTTGCGGAATCCTTCCAACGCCTCATGCACGAACTGAACATCCCTCTGCGCGTGTTTGTGGTGATGACGAAGTGGGGGGACGCCGACCGCGCCGCCGCCGAACACCTGTTCTCCCAACTGCGGCCGGGACACAATAAGTGGCGCTCCGTGCTGGAAATGGTGGATGAGATCGCCACGCGCGATGCCATTGCGCCCGCTGATGTGTTGGTACACGCGGCAATCTTGAAAACGCTTGAGGACGCCTCGCTTCCCTCCAACGAGAAGTACGACGCGATTTTTTCCCGCCTGCACGCGAGACGGTATCCACACCTGTCGGATCTCCAAAGCCGGGTGCGGAAAGCCGCAGAGCGGTTGCAGTTGGACCCGAAAACGAAACTGAAACTGCCGGAAAATTTCGAGCAGGATCTTGTAAAAATCGAATTGAAGTTTTCTACTGAAGAAGAGCTTACCCGCCAGGTGGAAAAGCTGTTTGGTGCCTGCGACGCGGAAGCGCTGAAAGAACTCCTGCGAACCCTGAAAGATCCTATTGCATAA
- a CDS encoding formylglycine-generating enzyme family protein has product MNLCRQHKPEPVGKLWLCILVLWSFAACTPPAPEGMVLIPEGYFSMGTDEVDEKGHALSLGLNKPWYADESPQHRVHLPAYYIDKYEVTNLQYYIFTQATDHRTPPDWDGPKYPEGRDHYPVTQVNFYDAAAYAKWAGKRLPTEMEWEKAARGPNVIDYPWGNQFDFSKANVSKSARRKRGHGLEPIGQHPDGASPYGVEDMIGNVWEWIWDYYLPYSGNTATNLKFPKDVVVVRGLSYMGVGHFPEKEYKKVVALKSRVSYRENLHPILRKPDVGFRCVKEVPSTIEMLFGDWSGEPVSANTKNKP; this is encoded by the coding sequence ATGAACCTCTGCCGCCAGCACAAACCGGAACCGGTCGGAAAACTCTGGCTGTGCATACTGGTGTTGTGGTCATTCGCCGCCTGCACGCCGCCCGCGCCGGAAGGCATGGTGCTGATCCCCGAGGGCTACTTCAGCATGGGGACGGACGAAGTCGATGAGAAAGGCCATGCGCTTTCGCTTGGACTCAACAAACCGTGGTACGCAGACGAGTCGCCGCAACATCGCGTACACCTGCCCGCATACTACATCGACAAATACGAAGTCACCAACCTTCAGTACTACATCTTCACGCAGGCCACCGACCACCGCACGCCGCCCGACTGGGACGGCCCGAAGTACCCTGAAGGCCGCGACCATTATCCCGTGACGCAGGTGAATTTTTACGACGCCGCGGCTTATGCCAAGTGGGCCGGCAAACGCCTGCCGACGGAGATGGAATGGGAAAAGGCAGCGCGCGGACCGAACGTCATCGACTACCCCTGGGGGAACCAGTTCGATTTCTCCAAGGCCAATGTCAGCAAGTCCGCTCGGAGGAAACGCGGACACGGGCTGGAACCCATCGGCCAGCACCCGGACGGCGCAAGCCCCTACGGGGTTGAGGACATGATAGGCAACGTGTGGGAATGGATCTGGGATTACTACCTGCCCTATTCCGGCAACACCGCCACCAACCTGAAATTCCCGAAGGATGTCGTGGTGGTGCGCGGATTGTCCTACATGGGCGTCGGGCATTTCCCGGAGAAGGAATACAAAAAGGTGGTGGCGCTCAAGTCGCGCGTGTCCTACCGCGAAAACCTGCACCCCATCCTGCGCAAGCCGGACGTCGGCTTCCGTTGCGTGAAGGAAGTGCCCTCCACGATTGAAATGCTGTTCGGCGACTGGTCCGGCGAGCCCGTTTCCGCCAACACGAAAAACAAACCGTGA
- a CDS encoding PQQ-dependent sugar dehydrogenase, with translation MSKPVTRPKTFGIVCLGLLWLLLEGCGWAKDRDYSNLLENQLKYPKDLQITIFAEVPKARHMAYDDQGVLFLSQTKAGKVVALPDADGNGKADRAVPIMKGGNGPHGLAFLQLDSGYYLYIAEENRVVRLKRTAKPFTFGEPEVIVTGIPTGGHSTRTIKFQDGKLYLSVGSSCNVCIEEHPWRSAIIRFDVDGKNGEVFARGLRNSVGIEFSPYTGELWGVNNGRDWLGDDHPREELNIIRLGKHYGWPYCYEDRVSDPDFGDRYDCRLTEPPAHTFTAHMAPLGLEFYKEGALPARYNHSLFVSFHGSWNRSVPAGYQVRRLQLDAEGNIQSDEVFIEGWLQKDGSKAGRPVDSIVSPKGELLVSDDYLGVVYRITGK, from the coding sequence ATGTCAAAACCCGTTACGCGACCCAAAACTTTCGGGATTGTCTGTCTGGGCCTGCTCTGGCTTTTGCTTGAGGGATGTGGCTGGGCCAAGGACCGGGACTACAGCAATCTCCTTGAAAATCAACTGAAATACCCGAAGGACCTGCAAATCACCATCTTCGCCGAGGTTCCGAAGGCGCGCCACATGGCCTACGATGACCAGGGAGTGCTGTTTCTGTCGCAGACCAAGGCCGGCAAGGTGGTGGCCCTGCCGGATGCGGATGGGAACGGCAAGGCGGACCGGGCGGTCCCCATCATGAAGGGCGGGAACGGACCCCACGGCCTGGCCTTTCTGCAATTGGATTCGGGTTATTACCTCTATATTGCGGAAGAGAACCGGGTGGTGCGGTTGAAACGCACCGCCAAACCCTTCACCTTCGGCGAGCCGGAGGTGATTGTCACCGGAATCCCCACCGGCGGGCACTCCACCCGCACCATCAAGTTCCAGGATGGCAAGCTGTACCTGTCGGTCGGCTCGTCCTGCAACGTGTGCATCGAGGAGCACCCCTGGCGTTCGGCCATCATCCGTTTCGACGTGGATGGCAAAAACGGAGAAGTGTTCGCGCGCGGCCTGAGGAATTCCGTCGGTATCGAGTTTTCGCCCTACACCGGCGAGTTGTGGGGCGTCAACAACGGCCGTGACTGGCTGGGCGACGACCACCCGCGGGAGGAGCTCAATATCATCCGCCTGGGGAAACATTACGGCTGGCCGTACTGTTATGAGGACCGCGTGTCCGATCCGGATTTCGGCGACCGGTACGACTGCAGGTTGACCGAACCCCCGGCGCACACCTTCACCGCCCACATGGCCCCGCTGGGCCTCGAGTTCTATAAAGAAGGAGCCCTGCCTGCGCGGTACAACCACAGCCTGTTCGTCTCGTTTCACGGATCGTGGAACCGGTCGGTGCCCGCCGGCTACCAGGTTCGGCGACTGCAGCTGGACGCCGAGGGCAACATTCAGTCCGACGAGGTGTTCATCGAAGGCTGGTTGCAGAAGGACGGCTCCAAGGCCGGACGGCCGGTGGACTCGATCGTTTCACCCAAAGGCGAACTGCTGGTCTCCGACGATTACCTGGGTGTGGTGTACCGCATCACCGGGAAATGA
- a CDS encoding homocysteine S-methyltransferase family protein, whose protein sequence is MKFEDALKDHVLVLDGAMGTMVQNLDVTDETFGGSLFRMLTDLLTFSRPEWLEDIHFKYLDAGANLIETNTFGASPLRLKEFDWAKIKQDVMQAAPAGLDLKQGDLEAIAYHLNVEGCKIARQAIERYKASEGYDGRPLFVAGSIGPSNYVVSSTDANLAKATFDMIVDNNRIQVEGMIDGGADVILFETQQDILETKASVIGAQRAFQNKGKTLPIIAQVTVDGFSKMQIFNTDIHAAYTALAGMGVTVFGMNCNVGPEDLVDTVKRITHLSALPVSVVPNAGQPFSEDGVTVYKLEPEAMAEIMKPFVYEYGVNIIGGCCGTNPEHIRALRKMVDNAKPVEREIDRRTYISGPQEAVLLDGTESLVRFGERLNARGSKKVREAVENDEGVRMEELEDVVREQLDDLGIDIIDVCMDSNIVETETVLPEVIHKLTTDFKGAMVIDSFSVEALEAGLKTYPGRPIINSISLEEYAPGVSKLDAVLKVTAEHHPIYIALVNGESGPAITADEKYDLAAEIVKQCGEKYGVTPDQILIDINAYPIGSESQEGMNFSLEALDSLPRIKAIHPDLRTSIGVGNLTAGLAKKPYMRKVLTSVFLDEGRKRGLDCAILNPNHYVPVESLPPEDAELGRKVVLERDMEAFEKLEEIAEQKKSGKVKKKSNYEDLSLEESICQKIFDGYKDKEKGTVEVQGFKHEYTDRIVLEAVQTIGKHEPLVFISDYLMKTMRELGDGFGRGEISLPHLLKSADVMRSVMGFLEAWMRHTSGVEPGDAINYKGTVVLGTVYQDVHSIGKDLAKTLLENYGYRAIDLGVQVPLENFVETARKEKADAIGMSALLVQTSNHMITVAKMLKEQNYEIPILIGGAPVNDRHAGYVAMHGQEELDDILSSVFYCESGMDGVNTMNKLVEKEKDLLKTFMEENREKLIRQYKKAKGMEEDRANLLKSLDRRKVDFKKYQPVKDGYGIQKVEFKLKKLSDVIDSKSLFSLNWKYGKQSSWSKKGVTMEDLKRLQQEWIDKADANQWIIPRARFALLPAQGDGDELIIYDPEDLKSELGRITWTVNIGKARNGKRDKFSVAQYFHSKDSGVMDVVGLQITTAGSTLEKAINTFKAENDSESALYLQGLGDRIAEDFAEYVHGLLRQRTGTKDKAGERYSPGYPALEDLINNKRIYEILGCEDLGIKLTDANEFDPPSTTAAVVCFHPDAGYF, encoded by the coding sequence ATGAAGTTTGAAGACGCTTTGAAAGACCACGTTCTGGTTCTCGACGGCGCCATGGGCACCATGGTGCAGAACCTGGACGTCACCGACGAGACCTTTGGCGGGTCGCTGTTCCGCATGCTGACCGACCTGTTGACCTTTTCCCGGCCGGAGTGGCTGGAAGACATACACTTCAAATACCTCGATGCAGGCGCGAACCTGATCGAGACCAACACCTTCGGCGCGTCGCCCCTGCGTCTGAAAGAGTTCGACTGGGCGAAGATCAAGCAGGACGTCATGCAGGCCGCCCCCGCCGGGCTGGATTTGAAGCAGGGCGACCTGGAAGCCATCGCCTACCACCTGAACGTGGAGGGATGCAAAATCGCCCGGCAGGCCATCGAGCGCTACAAAGCCTCGGAAGGCTACGACGGGCGGCCGCTGTTCGTGGCCGGGTCCATCGGCCCGTCCAACTACGTCGTCTCCAGCACCGACGCCAACCTGGCCAAGGCCACCTTCGACATGATCGTGGACAACAACCGCATCCAGGTGGAAGGCATGATCGATGGCGGCGCCGACGTCATCCTGTTCGAGACCCAGCAGGACATCCTGGAGACCAAGGCGTCGGTCATCGGCGCGCAACGCGCCTTCCAGAACAAGGGCAAGACCCTGCCCATCATCGCCCAGGTCACGGTGGACGGGTTTTCCAAGATGCAGATCTTCAACACCGACATCCACGCCGCCTACACCGCACTGGCGGGCATGGGCGTCACCGTGTTCGGCATGAACTGCAACGTCGGACCGGAAGACCTGGTGGACACGGTCAAGCGCATCACGCATCTGAGCGCCCTGCCGGTGTCCGTCGTTCCCAACGCGGGCCAGCCGTTCTCCGAGGACGGCGTCACCGTGTACAAGCTGGAGCCGGAGGCCATGGCCGAGATCATGAAACCCTTCGTCTATGAATACGGCGTGAACATCATCGGCGGCTGTTGCGGCACCAACCCGGAACACATCCGCGCCCTGCGCAAAATGGTGGACAACGCCAAACCAGTGGAACGCGAGATCGACCGCCGGACCTACATCTCCGGCCCGCAGGAAGCGGTTCTGCTGGACGGCACCGAAAGCCTGGTGCGCTTCGGCGAACGCCTCAACGCGCGCGGCAGTAAAAAAGTGCGCGAAGCCGTGGAGAACGACGAGGGCGTGCGCATGGAAGAGCTGGAAGACGTGGTGCGCGAGCAATTGGACGACCTCGGCATCGACATCATCGACGTGTGCATGGACTCCAACATCGTCGAGACCGAAACCGTTCTGCCCGAGGTCATTCACAAACTCACCACCGACTTCAAAGGCGCGATGGTGATCGACTCGTTCTCCGTCGAGGCGCTGGAAGCGGGACTGAAGACCTATCCCGGCAGGCCCATCATCAACTCCATTTCGCTGGAAGAATACGCGCCGGGCGTGTCAAAGCTCGACGCGGTGCTGAAAGTGACGGCGGAGCATCATCCGATCTACATCGCGCTGGTGAACGGCGAGTCGGGCCCGGCCATCACCGCCGACGAAAAGTACGATCTGGCGGCGGAGATCGTCAAGCAGTGCGGCGAGAAATACGGCGTCACGCCGGACCAGATCCTGATCGACATCAACGCCTACCCCATCGGCAGTGAATCGCAGGAAGGCATGAACTTTTCGCTGGAAGCGCTGGACAGCCTGCCGCGCATCAAGGCCATCCATCCCGATCTCCGCACCTCCATCGGTGTCGGCAACCTGACGGCAGGTTTGGCGAAGAAACCGTACATGCGCAAGGTGCTGACCAGCGTGTTCCTCGATGAGGGACGGAAACGCGGACTCGACTGCGCCATCCTCAATCCCAACCACTACGTGCCGGTGGAAAGCCTGCCGCCGGAAGACGCGGAACTGGGACGCAAAGTGGTATTGGAACGCGACATGGAAGCGTTCGAGAAACTCGAGGAGATCGCCGAGCAGAAAAAATCGGGCAAAGTCAAAAAGAAATCCAACTACGAAGACCTGTCGCTTGAGGAAAGCATCTGCCAGAAAATCTTCGACGGCTACAAGGACAAGGAAAAAGGCACGGTCGAGGTGCAGGGATTCAAGCACGAGTACACCGACCGCATCGTGCTGGAAGCGGTGCAGACCATTGGCAAGCACGAACCGCTGGTTTTCATCAGCGACTACCTGATGAAGACCATGCGCGAGCTCGGTGACGGATTCGGCCGGGGCGAGATCAGCCTGCCGCACCTGCTCAAAAGCGCCGACGTCATGCGCAGTGTCATGGGGTTTCTCGAAGCCTGGATGCGCCACACGAGCGGCGTCGAGCCGGGGGACGCCATTAACTACAAGGGCACCGTCGTTCTGGGCACCGTCTATCAGGACGTACACAGCATCGGCAAGGACCTAGCCAAGACCCTGCTCGAAAACTACGGCTACCGCGCCATCGACCTGGGCGTGCAGGTGCCGCTGGAGAACTTTGTCGAGACGGCGCGCAAGGAGAAAGCCGACGCCATCGGCATGAGCGCGCTGTTGGTGCAGACGTCGAACCACATGATCACCGTCGCCAAAATGCTGAAGGAGCAGAATTACGAGATACCCATCCTCATCGGCGGCGCACCGGTCAACGACCGGCACGCGGGGTACGTCGCCATGCACGGGCAGGAGGAGCTGGATGACATCCTGTCCTCGGTGTTCTATTGCGAAAGCGGCATGGACGGCGTCAACACCATGAACAAGCTGGTGGAGAAGGAAAAGGATCTGCTGAAAACCTTCATGGAAGAGAACCGCGAAAAACTCATCCGCCAGTACAAGAAGGCCAAGGGCATGGAAGAAGACCGGGCGAACCTGCTGAAGTCACTCGACCGCAGGAAGGTCGATTTCAAAAAGTACCAGCCGGTGAAAGACGGCTACGGCATCCAGAAGGTCGAGTTCAAACTCAAGAAGCTGTCGGACGTCATCGATTCCAAGAGCCTGTTCTCACTCAACTGGAAATACGGCAAGCAGTCGTCGTGGTCAAAGAAGGGCGTGACGATGGAAGACCTCAAGCGCCTGCAGCAGGAATGGATCGACAAGGCCGACGCCAACCAGTGGATCATCCCACGCGCGCGGTTCGCGTTGTTGCCCGCGCAGGGCGACGGCGACGAGCTGATCATCTACGATCCGGAAGACCTCAAAAGCGAACTGGGGCGCATCACCTGGACCGTCAACATCGGCAAGGCCAGAAACGGCAAGCGCGACAAATTTTCTGTCGCGCAGTACTTTCATTCCAAAGATTCCGGTGTTATGGACGTAGTGGGCCTGCAGATCACCACCGCCGGTTCGACCCTGGAGAAGGCGATCAATACCTTCAAGGCCGAAAACGACTCCGAGTCGGCGTTGTATCTGCAGGGCCTGGGCGACCGCATCGCCGAGGACTTCGCCGAGTACGTGCACGGATTGCTCCGCCAGCGCACCGGCACCAAGGACAAGGCGGGCGAGCGTTACAGCCCCGGCTACCCGGCACTGGAGGATTTGATCAATAACAAGCGCATTTACGAGATTCTCGGTTGCGAGGACCTCGGCATCAAGCTGACCGATGCCAACGAGTTCGATCCGCCCAGCACCACCGCCGCTGTGGTGTGCTTTCACCCCGATGCGGGTTACTTTTAA